GCGTGGTGCCGGCCGGCACACCCGGGTTGTTACCGCCCCCGATGCGCAAAGCGCCCACGAAGGACGAAGGCCCGATCTGGCTTCCCGCCCGGCAGCCCGTCGCGCCCGTTCAGCAGGTTGGGGCGCGAACCGAGCCGATGCCGGTCGCTCCACCGTCCGTACCTCAGACACAGCCATTGCCGCTGCCCCAATCGGAAGCGGTCGGTCCGCGCGTGAGCAGCGCGAATGACGGCGGCCCGGCGCCCGCGTTGCCGCCGATACCGGACGTCCCGGAACCGCCCCTGATGCGCGCGGTGACGCAACCGCCCGTGCCACAACTCGATCCGAAACCGCAGGCGAACCCGCTCCCCGCGCCGCGAGCGAGCGACCCGCCGCCGATGCGCCAGCCGCAACCGCCGTTCAATCAGCCGTCGTGGAACGGGGTTAACCCGCAAGCGAACCCGCTCCCCACGCCGCGCCCGGTGGACCAGCGCCCGATTTGGCAGGAAGAACAACCGGCCCCGTTCCCGGTGCTCCAGCCCGCGCCCGCGGAGCTGATGTATCCGGCCGGAGCGTTCGAGGTCTCCAAGCACAACACGTTCGGCTCCCCGCCGATCCGGATCTCGCGCGATTACCCGTCGCTCAGCGAACTGACCGGCCGCAATTCGCGCGACCTGAGTGTCGTCGATGATGGGGCGAACGGGGCGAACGGGCCGATGAACCGGTACTTCGTGCGCGGCGAGTACCTGCTGTGGTGGATGCCGGGGTTCGCGACACCGGTGCTCGGTACGACCAACGCGAACACCGATTTGAACGGCTACCTCGGTGAACCCGGTACGACCTCGCTTCTGGGGCCGGGAGCCTTCCTCGGTAGTACGCGCAGCGGATTCCGCATCCGCGCCGGCGCGTGGTTAGACGAGAGCCAGTCGTGCGGCATCGACGGCGGGTTCTTCTTCCTGGGGAACAAGTCTGCCTCCGTCACGTTCAGCCCGGACCAGTTCCCGCTCATCACGCGCCCGATTTTCGCGCCCAACTTGATTCCCGGCACGGACCAGCAGTTCGGCGAGAACGGTGAAGCGGTCGCGGTGCCCGGGATCCTGCGCGGGTCGCTCGGCGTACAGGCAGACAGTCGGCTGTGGGGCGCGGACGTGAACGCGCGCTGGTGCTGGAAAAACACCTGCGATTCGCGGTCCGAAATCTTTGCGGGCTACCGGCACCTCAACCTGCGCGAGAGCCTCGCGATTACCGAAAACATCACCGTGATCGGGTCCGGTGGGAATCGACTCGTTATCCCGGACCCGATCGGCACGCAGATCGTCGTGCAGGACCGTTTCGTCACGCGGAACCAGTTCCACGGAGCGCAAGTCGGTGGTGTTTATGACCGGCGCTGGGGGCGCTGGGACTTGGAAGCACGCGGATCGGTCGCGCTCGGGGCCACACACCAGATTCTGGAGATCGGCGGCTTCCAGACGCGCCAACAGCCGGGCGGTCCCCAGGTCGTGTTCAACAACGGTGGGTTGCTCGCGGCCGGATCGAACATCGGTAAGTTCTCGCGCGACCGCTTCAGTGTGGCACCGGAGCTGACGCTGAACCTCGGGTACGCGGTCACCCCGAATATCCGCGTGTTCGCGGGGTACAACTTCCTCTACTGGTCGAACGTGATCCGGCCGGGCGACCAGATCGACCACGTGGTCGACCTCACACTCGTACCGAACGCGCCGGCCGTGGGCTTCTCGGGCCAGTTCCGCCCGCGACCGCTCTTCAAGCAGTCTGATTTGGCGATCAACGGAGTTCAGTTCGGTCTGGAATTGAAGTGGTGACCGTGGTGGCAACGCGGCCCGTCTTTTGTGACGGGCCGCGCACCGATTTCACTTCTTGCCGAAGCAAAACAGCGTATTGACCCCGCGAATGTAAACGCGCCCGTCCGCGATGGCGGGACTGGCGAACACGCCCTCGCCGAGCGAAACCTTAGTCGGCTCCTCGAACTCCTTGTCCGCCTTCACCACGGCGACTTCGCCCTTCTCGGACACCGTCAGGATCTTGTCGCCGACGAGGACCGGCGACGCGGTCACGTCTCCAACAAACACGCGCTCTGCCCACGCCGCCTTACCGGTCTTCGCCTCCACACAGGTGGCGATGCCCTTGTCGCCGATCCAGAACAGCCGGTTGTCCTTCACCAGCATGCACGGTACGTAGGGCGTCTCTTTCTTCAGTTCCCAGACCTTCGTGGGCTTCTTCGCTTCGATGTCGATCGCGCACGTGTAGCGCGAACCGCCGCCGTCGCCGCAGTACACCACGAGTAGTCCGTTCACGTACACCGGGTGCCCGATCACGCGGAGCGGTGCGTCGCCCTTCGCCCACACCATCGTGTACTCCCAGTTGACCTTGCCGGTCGCGGGGTGGTACGAGGTGAGAGCCGTCGTGGTACCGAGGATCAGTTCCGCGGGCTTCCCCGGGCGCTCGAGCAGGAACGGGGTGGGGTAACTCGCCCGGACGTGTTTCCGCTCCGCGAACCACTTCTTCTGACCCGTCTTCGCGTCGAACGCGACCAGTTCTGCATGCTTGTCGTCGTCCACGTTCACGAACACGAGCCCGTTGTGAATCATCGGCGAGAACCCGGGACCGTGCTGGCTCACGTAACTGCCGAGCGACTGCTGCCACAGTTCCTTGCCGGTCAGGTCGTAGGCGGCCAGACTCACCGCGTTCCCGTCCCACCAGGCACAGTAAATCTGCGTGCCGTCGCAGGCCGGCGTACCGGACGCGAGCGAGTTCTTCGCGTGGGTCGACGCCTTGTCGCCGGGCAGATCTTTCGTCCAGAGTGTTGTGCCGTCCGCAGCACTTAAACACATCAGAGACCGCGTCTTACCGTCGGCGGAAGCCGATTGCAGGTACACTTTGCCGTCCACGATGATCGGCGAACTGACGCCCTTTCCGCCGGGCACTTTTACGGCCCACAGCGGGTGCGCCGGGTCGATGTCGGGCAGCGTTCCCGAAACCGTGCCGGAACCGTTCGGCCCGCGGAACCGCGGCCAGTCCCCGGCGTGGCCGAGCGCGAGAGCGAACAGGCTCGCGACTAACGACAGGAAGCAGATACGGCTCATGTGGCGGCGTCTCGGCGAGGAGCGGATCGGGCGGGAGGTTGACAGGGATTATCGCAAACCGGCGGGCAGATGCAACCGGTCAGCGCTCGCGGGGCCGCGCTCCATCACTATTGCCGTCTAGGGCTTGCATGCGTACTTGGTTTCGGTGACACTATTCCGCAACTGACCCAGGTGGCCCACTCAGGTTCCCGCTGCTTCGAGGAGTTCCATGTTCACCCGCACCGCGCGCATGTTCGGGTTCACGCTCGCCCTGTTCACCGTCACCGCCGGGCTGACGGCGCTGTCCGTCAGCGCCCAACCGGACAAGAAGGAAGAAAAGAAGGACT
This region of Gemmata massiliana genomic DNA includes:
- a CDS encoding outer membrane protein assembly factor BamB family protein; the protein is MSRICFLSLVASLFALALGHAGDWPRFRGPNGSGTVSGTLPDIDPAHPLWAVKVPGGKGVSSPIIVDGKVYLQSASADGKTRSLMCLSAADGTTLWTKDLPGDKASTHAKNSLASGTPACDGTQIYCAWWDGNAVSLAAYDLTGKELWQQSLGSYVSQHGPGFSPMIHNGLVFVNVDDDKHAELVAFDAKTGQKKWFAERKHVRASYPTPFLLERPGKPAELILGTTTALTSYHPATGKVNWEYTMVWAKGDAPLRVIGHPVYVNGLLVVYCGDGGGSRYTCAIDIEAKKPTKVWELKKETPYVPCMLVKDNRLFWIGDKGIATCVEAKTGKAAWAERVFVGDVTASPVLVGDKILTVSEKGEVAVVKADKEFEEPTKVSLGEGVFASPAIADGRVYIRGVNTLFCFGKK
- a CDS encoding BBP7 family outer membrane beta-barrel protein, translating into MKRFGVRAIGLGLTLTAGSALAADGDWRSVGAADPPSGVVPAGTPGLLPPPMRKAPTKDEGPIWLPARQPVAPVQQVGARTEPMPVAPPSVPQTQPLPLPQSEAVGPRVSSANDGGPAPALPPIPDVPEPPLMRAVTQPPVPQLDPKPQANPLPAPRASDPPPMRQPQPPFNQPSWNGVNPQANPLPTPRPVDQRPIWQEEQPAPFPVLQPAPAELMYPAGAFEVSKHNTFGSPPIRISRDYPSLSELTGRNSRDLSVVDDGANGANGPMNRYFVRGEYLLWWMPGFATPVLGTTNANTDLNGYLGEPGTTSLLGPGAFLGSTRSGFRIRAGAWLDESQSCGIDGGFFFLGNKSASVTFSPDQFPLITRPIFAPNLIPGTDQQFGENGEAVAVPGILRGSLGVQADSRLWGADVNARWCWKNTCDSRSEIFAGYRHLNLRESLAITENITVIGSGGNRLVIPDPIGTQIVVQDRFVTRNQFHGAQVGGVYDRRWGRWDLEARGSVALGATHQILEIGGFQTRQQPGGPQVVFNNGGLLAAGSNIGKFSRDRFSVAPELTLNLGYAVTPNIRVFAGYNFLYWSNVIRPGDQIDHVVDLTLVPNAPAVGFSGQFRPRPLFKQSDLAINGVQFGLELKW